tttttttttttttttatagaagataattttatttatttacaatatcatatatgGATAAATTCCATTAAGCCCATCTTATTTGTGAACATTTTGTAGATTCAAGATAACAAATTAATCATCATGCCTGAAGAGGAGGATACATTTGGCCTTTCAGGACCTGTGCACTTGACAACAGTTGATTGGTAAGACTGAGGATTTATGATGTTTCTAGTTCCACTAATTAAGGTTGTAGTTGGTCTTAATGGTCTTGATTGTATAAATTTGTCTACAGACCGTCTGAATTTCTGTATGTAATTTTGGTACTGTAAGTTAGAAAGATGGACGATTCTTGTCCCATTATTTGCAGGACGAACCCCAATCACCAAAGGTCTGTTGCAGCAAGTTTGGTGAAGGGCGTATACGTATGGCAACGAGATTTCAAGAGAATACGAAAAGGGGGCCGAGCTCTTGCTCCTCCTTGGTGGGAAGCATTCCATTTTCAGCTGCATAAGCTCCTTATCGACAAAGACGATTCCTCGGTGTTTGGTGCCATATACCAACTCACCTCTGTCCCATCAGCCGATCAAGCCCCACGCTATGTCATTGCATTTCGAGGCACCATCCCGAAATGGGACACATTTAAACGAGACCTTAAACTGAACATCCGCATCATCACAAACCGGCTTGACCATACACCTCGTGCAGAAGCAGCGTTACAAGCCGTACGAGATGTAGTTGCGACATACGGTAGTTCCAACGTCTGGTTAGCAGGTCATTCCCAAGGTGCCGCAATGGGAATGCTTGCCGGGAAGCACATGGCAAAGACTGGTGTTTTTCTTGAGG
Above is a genomic segment from Sesamum indicum cultivar Zhongzhi No. 13 unplaced genomic scaffold, S_indicum_v1.0 C01590, whole genome shotgun sequence containing:
- the LOC105155302 gene encoding GDSL esterase/lipase At4g10955-like (The sequence of the model RefSeq protein was modified relative to this genomic sequence to represent the inferred CDS: added 148 bases not found in genome assembly), whose translation is MPEEEDTFGLSGPVHLTTVDWTNPNHQRSVAASLVKGVYVWQRDFKRIRKGGRALAPPWWEAFHFQLHKLLIDKDDSSVFGAIYQLTSVPSADQAPRYVIAFRGTIPKWDTFKRDLKLNIRIITNRLDHTPRAEAALQAVRDVVATYGSSNVWLAGHSQGAAMGMLAGKHMAKTGVFLEAFLFNPPFVSPPIGRVKGHGIRLLRSVITAGLLKMKHHQPGSSFPALSAWQPRLFVNRADFICAEYIGYFEHREWMEKIGAGEIERLASQRSVGGLVVHAIASKMGKPSSEEPLHLIPSASLIVNLSPVRRRDAHGIKQWWGPNLLLESMVYNYSD